From a region of the Colias croceus chromosome 14, ilColCroc2.1 genome:
- the LOC123697118 gene encoding uncharacterized protein LOC123697118 isoform X1 gives MHQKMTGWAFLALISSSAILHTLAYPQQHAPLISQATSNVRTQNPQYYSNSLPLPHEQIAQERKFAEKPNALKKVALDDIDEIQNNSISDGGFSWSNMLGMIMQMIFNPGTTGPNKSDNIDTEAAPVSPWANFITMGLKILTAILGGGASSDGIDKVDNGSSPMQSILAAVLSTVLGAKDPDQVASMAKQAGEFINIVVNLLDALKTSFSHRSLTARSMGRKDSVSDAALAGIAMMKTYVRSFGTNDDKCLQKYVCDANNECSADIGPKSVFCQLGTYAASFVLERQSSGTFQQFYEAGRRGRSGIDCRELYLQCNEV, from the exons ATGCATCAAAAGATGACCGGGTGGGCGTTTTTAGCCCTTATCAGTTCGTCGGCTATCCTTCACACGTTGGCGTATCCTCAACAACATGCACCTCTCATTTCACAA gcCACCAGTAATGTCAGAACACAAAATCCTCAGTATTATAGCAACTCGTTACCCCTGCCACATGAACAGATTGCTCAGGAACGAAAGTTTGCCGAAAAGCCCAACGCTCTTAAAAAAGTAGCCCTCGATGATATCGACGAAATACAGAACAATTCCATTTCCGATGGCGGATTTTCGTGGTCCAATATGTTAG GTATGATAATGCAAATGATTTTCAATCCTGGCACCACTGGACCCAATAAGAGCGACAACATCGATACTGAAGCCGCACCAGTATCGCCATGGGCCAATTTCATTACCATGggtcttaaaattttaacagcTATTCTGGGTGGTGGAGCATCTAGCGACGGTATTGACAAGGTCGATAACGGATCTTCACCGATGCAG AGTATATTGGCTGCGGTTCTGTCGACGGTGCTCGGTGCCAAAGATCCCGACCAAGTCGCCTCCATGGCAAAGCAGGCTGGAGAG TTCATCAATATCGTGGTAAATCTCCTCGATGCCCTCAAGACGTCCTTCTCTCATCGATCTCTGACCGCGCGGTCCATGGGCCGTAAAGACTCGGTCAGTGACGCCGCTCTGGCTGGTATTGCCATGATGAAAACCTATGTAAGATCATTTGGAACAAATGACGACAAATGCCTACAGAAATACGTCTGCGATGCAAACAATGAATGTTCCGCTGATATCGGACCTAAGAGCGTATTTTGTCAACTGGGAac tTATGCGGCAAGCTTCGTCTTGGAAAGACAATCCAGCGGTACCTTCCAACAATTCTATGAAGCCGGACGTCGCGGTCGTTCTGGCATTGATTGCCGTGAACTTTACCTTCAATGCAACGAAGTGTAA
- the LOC123697118 gene encoding uncharacterized protein LOC123697118 isoform X2: protein MHQKMTGWAFLALISSSAILHTLAYPQQHAPLISQATSNVRTQNPQYYSNSLPLPHEQIAQERKFAEKPNALKKVALDDIDEIQNNSISDGGFSWSNMLGMIMQMIFNPGTTGPNKSDNIDTEAAPVSPWANFITMGLKILTAILGGGASSDGIDKVDNGSSPMQFINIVVNLLDALKTSFSHRSLTARSMGRKDSVSDAALAGIAMMKTYVRSFGTNDDKCLQKYVCDANNECSADIGPKSVFCQLGTYAASFVLERQSSGTFQQFYEAGRRGRSGIDCRELYLQCNEV, encoded by the exons ATGCATCAAAAGATGACCGGGTGGGCGTTTTTAGCCCTTATCAGTTCGTCGGCTATCCTTCACACGTTGGCGTATCCTCAACAACATGCACCTCTCATTTCACAA gcCACCAGTAATGTCAGAACACAAAATCCTCAGTATTATAGCAACTCGTTACCCCTGCCACATGAACAGATTGCTCAGGAACGAAAGTTTGCCGAAAAGCCCAACGCTCTTAAAAAAGTAGCCCTCGATGATATCGACGAAATACAGAACAATTCCATTTCCGATGGCGGATTTTCGTGGTCCAATATGTTAG GTATGATAATGCAAATGATTTTCAATCCTGGCACCACTGGACCCAATAAGAGCGACAACATCGATACTGAAGCCGCACCAGTATCGCCATGGGCCAATTTCATTACCATGggtcttaaaattttaacagcTATTCTGGGTGGTGGAGCATCTAGCGACGGTATTGACAAGGTCGATAACGGATCTTCACCGATGCAG TTCATCAATATCGTGGTAAATCTCCTCGATGCCCTCAAGACGTCCTTCTCTCATCGATCTCTGACCGCGCGGTCCATGGGCCGTAAAGACTCGGTCAGTGACGCCGCTCTGGCTGGTATTGCCATGATGAAAACCTATGTAAGATCATTTGGAACAAATGACGACAAATGCCTACAGAAATACGTCTGCGATGCAAACAATGAATGTTCCGCTGATATCGGACCTAAGAGCGTATTTTGTCAACTGGGAac tTATGCGGCAAGCTTCGTCTTGGAAAGACAATCCAGCGGTACCTTCCAACAATTCTATGAAGCCGGACGTCGCGGTCGTTCTGGCATTGATTGCCGTGAACTTTACCTTCAATGCAACGAAGTGTAA
- the LOC123697119 gene encoding uncharacterized protein LOC123697119 has translation MENLIPSIPQMGTVPKQMVERYAEYPATHDHQHFYYTYDPAPHSHGHASSSKHVGGGYKKSNAAMSALTLLAFLFYLHILQQCLKDHMTAMSTPQVMIMSSGKEGDENIGKITRIKTDKSGMTNTEADTVEVNKAADIIQTSNDHDEYLMKVKTSDHEPQGSAQKFKNNYQYDYKTSGFVSAFDKK, from the exons ATGGAAAACTTGATCCCATCCATCCCACAGATGGGTACAGTGCCGAAGCAAATGGTTGAGAG gtatGCAGAATATCCCGCAACGCACGATCATCAACATTTTTACTATACATATGACCCAGCACCACATTCCCACGGACACGCATCCTCTTCCAAACA tgTTGGTGGCGGGTATAAGAAAAGCAACGCGGCAATGTCAGCGCTGACACTTTTagcatttttgttttatttacacatcCTGCAACAATGTCTTAAAGATCACATGACCGCAATGAGCACCCCGCAAGTAATGATCATGTCGAGCGGAAAAGAGGGAGACgaaaatattggtaaaataacGCGTATAAAAACGGACAAATCCGGAATGACAAATACCGAGGCTGACACCGTAGAAGTAAACAAGGCAGCCGATATCATCCAAACTTCGAACGATCATGatgaatatttaatgaaaGTAAAAACTTCGGACCACGAACCGCAAGGCAGCGCgcagaaatttaaaaataattatcaatacgATTACAAGACCTCAGGGTTCGTTAGTGCTTTTGATAAAAAGTAA